From Herbaspirillum sp. WKF16:
CGTCGACCTTCGACATCGCCCTGCCCAAGGTCGACAACCAGCCCTACTTCGTCACCATCGGCAAGACCCGCAACATCGACGTCAAGGTGGCCGCGCAGCTGGCCGAGTTGTCGCTGGATGAATTCCGCGCGCTCAACCCGCAGTTCAACCGCCCGGTGATCATCGGCGGCGAGGACACCAAGATCCTGCTGCCGGAATCGAACGCCGAGAAGTTCAAGACCAACATGACCAAGTGGACCCAGGCCTTCTCGACCTGGACCGCGCACACCGTCTCCAGCGCGCGCGAGCGCATCGAGACCATCGCCAGCAAGTTCGGCACCACGCCCGAGGTGATCCGCAGCGTCAACCAGATCCCGCCGCGCATGGTGCTGCGCGCGGGCTCGACCATCCTGGTGCCCAAGAGCGAGGAAACCGCCTCGCTGGATACCGACCTGACGCCCGAGATCGCAGACAACGCCCGCCTGGCCATCGCGCCGGACGTACCGGAAAGCCGCCGCATCTTCGTCAAGGCCGGCAAGCGCGACACCCTGGCCGGCATCGCCAGCCGCTATCGCGTGAGCGTGGCGCAGATCAAGGAGTGGAATGGCCTGAAGCGCGACACCCTGGCCGCCGGCCAGAACCTGCAATTGAACGTGCCCAATGTCGTGCACGCTGCGGCGCCGACCCGCGTGGCCGCCGTGCACCATGCCGCGCCGGCGCGGCGCCAGGTGGCTGCCGCCAAGGCGCCGGTGCGCAAGGCGGCGCCGGCCCCGGCCCGCAAGGTCGCCGCCGGCAAGCCGATCACGCTGGCCTCGGGCAACGGCGCCCGCAAGCAATAGCGAACGGCCCGCAAGGAAATCCGGAGGACCGGAGGAGACCAGAGCAGCCCGACTGCCGCAAAACGAAAAAGCCCCGCACTTTGCGGGGCTTTTTCATGGGTGCGCCGGATGCATCAGGGCTCGCCGGCGCCGGCCACGCCCTCCACGGCGGCCGCATAGGACGCCGCCGCCAGCAGGCGCTGCGTATAGGCATGCTGCGGCCGCTGCATCACTTCGTCGGCGGCGCCGCTTTCCAGCACCTTGCCATCCTTCATCACCAGCACCTGGTGCGCCATGGCGCGCACCACGGCCAGGTCGTGCGTGATGAAAAGATAGGCCAGGCCATGGCGGCGCTGCAGCTCGGACAACAGCTGCAGCACCTGCTGCTGCACGGTGACGTCGAGCGCCGAGGTCGGCTCGTCCAGCAGCAGCAGTTCCGGCTGCAGCACCAGCGCGCGGGCAATCGCGATGCGCTGGCGCTGGCCGCCCGAGAATTCGTGCGGATAGCGGCCCAGCACCGAGTCCGGCAGGCCGACTTCGGCCAGCGCATCGGCAATGGCGCGGCGCTGCTGCTCCACGCTCATCTCCGGATGATGCAACGCCAACCCCTCGCCGACGATCTGCTCCACCGTGCGGCGCGGCGACAGCGAGGCGAAGGGATCCTGGAACACCACCTGCATGCGCGAACGCAGCGGCCGCAGCTCACGGCTGGCGCGCTGCGAGATGGGCACGCCGTCGAAACGGATCGCGCCCTCCACCCTGGCCCCCGACAGGCGCAACAAGGCCATGCCCAGCGTGGACTTGCCGGACCCCGACTCGCCCACGATGCCCAGGGTCTCGCCGCGTCTCAGCTGCAGGTCGACGCCGTCGACGGCGTGGAACAGGCGCTTCCTGAACCAGCCCTGCTTGATCTGGTAAGTGCAGCGCAGCCCTTCGGCCTGCAGCACCACCGGCGCCTGCGGCGCCACCTGCTCCACGCTGCGCTGGGGGCGGCTTTGCAGCAGCTTCCTGGTGTAAGGCTCGCGCGGGTGGGCGAACAGCTCCTCGGTGGCGGCGGCCTCGACCAGCTTGCCTTTCTCCATCACGCCGACGCGGTCGGCAAAGTGGCGCACCAGGTTGAGGTCGTGCGAGATGATCAGCACCGCCATGTTCTCGTCACGCTGCAGCTGGTTGAGCAGCTCCAGGATCTGCACCTGGATGGTGACGTCGAGCGCGGTGGTCGGCTCGTCGGCGATCAGCAGCCTGGGCTTGCAGGCCAGCGCCATGGCGATCATGGCGCGCTGGCGCTGGCCGCCGGAGAGCTCGTGCGGATAGGCCTGCGCGCGCCGCGCCGGCTCGGGGATGCCGGTCTTGGCCAGCAGCTCCACGGTGCGCAGCGCCGCCTGCCTGGCGTTGATGCCTTCGTGGCGCATCAGCACCTCGGCGATCTGGTTGCCGATGGTGAAGAGCGGGTTCAAGGCCGTCATCGGTTCCTGGAAGATCATCGCGACGTCGTTGCCGCGCACCTGCTGCATCCGGCGCTCGCTCTTTTGCAGGATGTCCTCGCCGTCGAGCAGGATGCTGCCGCCGTATTGGGCGTCCTGGTTGAGCTTGAGCACGGCCAGCGAACTGACCGACTTTCCCGAGCCGGACTCGCCCACCAGCGCGAACTTCTCGCCGGGGGCGATCGAGAAGCTGATGTCGTCGACCACCGTGGCGGCGCCGAAGCGGATCGTGAGGTTGCGCACCTCCAGCAGCGGCGTGCCGTTCTGCGCGCTCATGCTTTCCTCCGCACGTCCAGGGCGTTGCGCAGGGCATTGCCGATATTGGTCAGCAGCAGCAGGGTCACGGTCAGCACCACGAAGGTCGACAGCGCGATCCACCACGCATCCAGGTTGTTCTTGCCTTGCGCCAGCAGCTCGCCCAGGCTGGGCGTGGACGGCGGCACGCCCAGGCCGAGGAAGTCCAGGCTGGTCAGCGCCAGCACCGCGGCGCTCATGCGGAACGGCAGGAAGGTCACCACCGTGGTCATGCTGTTGGGCAGGATGTGGCGCCAGATGATCAGGCGGTCGGGCAGGCCCAGCGCGCGCGCTGCCTGCACGTATTCGAGGTTGCGGTTGCGCAGGAAATCGGCGCGTACGTAGTCCGACAAACCCATCCAGCCGAACAGCGACAGCAGCACCAGCAGCAGGCCCAGGCTGGGCTGGAAGATGGAGGAGAAGATGATCAGCAGGTACAGCTCCGGCATCGAGCCCCAGATCTCCAGCAGGCGCTGCGTGATCAGGTCGGTGCGCCCGGCGAAGTAGCCCTGCACGGCGCCGGCAGCGATGCCCAGCACCACGCCGATGGCGGTCAGCGCCAGCCCGAACAGCACCGAGACGCGAAAGCCGTACAGCAGGCGCGCGAAGACGTCGCGGCCGCGGTCGTCCGTGCCCAGCCAGTTGTCGGCCGAAGGCGGGGCCGGATTGGGTTCCCTGGCGAAGTAGTTCAGCGTGTCGTAGCCGTAGCGGTTGGGCGGGTAGACGGCCCAGTTGCCGTCCTTCCCGAACTGGTCCCGGATGAAGGGATCGAGGTAGTCGGCCGGGGAATCGAAATCGCCGCCGAAGCTCTTGTCGGAGTAGTCGCGCAGCATGGGGAAGATCAGCTGTCCCTTATAGCTGGCCACCAGCGGCTCATCGTTGGAGACCAGCTCGGCGCCCAGGCTCAGCACGAACAGGATGGAAAAGACCACCAGGCTCCAGAAGCCCTGCCGGTCGGCGCGGAAGCGCAGCCAGATGCGCCGGCCCGGCGATACGGAGGGCGCGACGGCGGCCGGCGCGGCGGATGTTGGCAGGGTGCTCATTGGTCCAGGCTTTCGAATTGGACGCGCGGGTCGGCCCACACGTAGCAGAGGTCGCCCAGCAGCTTCACCACCAGACCGATCAGGGTAAAGAGATACAGCGTGCCCATCACCACCGGATAGTCGCGCCGGATCGCCGACTCGTAGGCCAACAGGCCCATGCCGTCCAGCGAGAACAGCGTCTCGATCAGCAGGCTGCCGGCGAAGAAGGAGGCGATGAAGGCGGCCGGGAAGCCGGTCACCAGCGGGATCAACGCGTTGCGGAACACATGCTTGTACAGCACCTTGCGCTCCGACAGGCCCTTGGCGCGCGCGGTCAGCACGTACTGCTTGCGGATCTCTTCGAGGAAGGTATTGCGGGTCAGCATGGTGATGACGGCGAAGGCGCCGATCACCGAGGCCGCAACAGGCAGCGTGATGTGCCACAGGTAGTCGGTCACCTTGCCCGCCAGCGACAGGCTGGCCCAGTTGTCCGAGGTCAGCCCGCGCAGCGGGAACCATTGCAGGAAGCTGCCGCCGGCGAACACCACCAGCAGGAACACGCCCAGCACGAAGCCGGGAATCGAATACCCCACCAGCACCAGCGCCGAGGTGAAGCCGTCGAAGCGGCTGCCCTCGCGCACCGCCTTGGCGATGCCCAGGGGCACCGATATCAGGTAGCTCAGGAAGAAGGTCCACAGGCCGATGCTGATCGACACCGGCAGCTTGGACTTCACCAGCTCCCAGACGTCGCCGTGATGGTAGAAGCTCTTGCCGAGGTCGAAGGTGAGGAAGCCCTTCAACATGCCCCAGAATCGTTCGGCCGGCGGCTTGTCGAAGCCGTACAGCTTCCTGATCTCCTCGATGCGCTGCTCGTCGATGCCCTGGCGCCCGCGATAGGCCGAGGCGCCCGTGGCGGCGCCGCCGCCGGAGGCTTCACCGCCGCCGCCGCGCCCCTTCATCTCCAGCATGGCCTGCTCCACCGGCCCGCCGGGCACGAACTGGATCACGGCAAAGGTGATGGCGATGACGCCGAACAGCGTGGGCGCCATCAGCAGCACCCGCTTCAGTATGTAGGTCCAGATGTTCATGCCTGCGGCCATCCTCGTTCAAGCCCGGCGCGGCCGGGGTGTTGCCTGCGGTTGTCGGTTCTCATCGCGCCTTCTCTTCCCACCAGGAGGCGATCACGTACGGGTCGGCCTGGTAATACAGCGGCGCCACCGGGGGAATGCCGAAGCGGTTCTGGTAGGCGATGCGGTGGGTCGACGAATACCAGTGCGGCACCACGATGTACTTGTGCAGCAGCACCCGGTCCAGCGCGCGCGCCGCGGCGGTCAGCCGGGCGCGGGTGTCGGCCGCAACCACGGTCTGGACCAGTTGGTCGACCACCGGATCCTTCAGCCCCCAGACGTTGTTGGAGCCCTTCTCGTCGGCCGCCTTGGAGCCGAACATGTCGAACAGCTCGTTGCCGGGACTGCTGGTGTCGGGGAAGCGGATGCTGGTCATGTCGAAGTCGAAGTCCTCCATGCGCTTGGCCACCAGCGCGAAGTCGGCGGTGCGCTGGACCACGTCGATGCCCAGCGTGCGCAGGTTGCGCGCGAACACGCTGATGACGCGCGACATCGCGCTCTGGTCGTCGAGGATTTCGAACGACAGCGCCACGCCCTGCGCATTGCGCACCGCGCCGTCGCGGTAGACCCAGCCGGCCTGGGCCAGCAGCTCGCGCGCCTTCCTCAGGTTGGCGCGCAGCGGACCGGGCGGATTGGTATTGGGCGGCACCGGCGCGGGGCCGAAGACCGCCGCATCCAGCTTGCCGCCCTTGGCCTGGATGGACTTGAGCAGCGCCAGCTCATCGCCTTCGGGCGCGCCGGTGGCGGCCAGCTGGCTGTTGTTGAAATAGGAGTAGATGCGCGTGTACTGGCTGTAGAACAGCTGGCGGTTCATCCATTCGTAGTCCAGCGCCAGACCGATCGCCTGGCGCACGCGGGCATCCTTGAACTGGTCGCGCCGCAGGTTCATCACGAAGCCCTGCATGCCGGCGCCGTTGGAGTGCCTGAACTCCTTCTTGATGATGCGGCCGTCGCGGAACTGCGGGCCGGTGTAGCTGCGCGCCCAGTTCTTGGCGCTGTACTCCACCACCACGTCGAACTCGCCGGCCTTGAAGGCCTCCAGGCGGGCCAGGTCGTCCTTGTAGAAGCGGTAGACGATGCGCTGGAAGTTGAACATGCCGCGGCGCGCCGGCACGTCCCGCCCCCAGTAGTCGGGATTGCGCTTGTAGGTGATGCTGCGGCCGGTGTCGTAGCTCTCGATCACGTAGGGGCCGGTGCTGATGGGCGGCGTCAGCTGGATCTGGTCGAACGGCGTGCCCTGCGCCCACTTCTTCGAGAACACCGGCACGCTGCCCACGATCAGCGGCAGCTCATGGTTCAGGCTGGCGAAGTCGAAGCGCACGGTGGCGTCGTCGACCACGACGCAGCCCTTGACGTCGGCGAACACCGAGCGGAACTGCGGCGCGCCCTTGGCCATGATGGTGTCGAAGGAATACTTCACGTCTTCGGCCGTAACGCGGTCGCCGTTGTTGAAGCGCGCCTTGGGATTGATGTGGAAGGTCATCGACATGCGGTCGGCCGCCAGCTTCATGTCGTCGGCCAGCAGGCCGTAGACGGTGGCCACCTCATCCGAGGACGACACCGCCAGCGTCTCGAACATCAGCGCGTCGATGCCGGCGGCCGAGACGCCCTTCATCGACAGCGGGTTGAACTTGTCGAAGCTGGTGCGGCGATCCGGGTTGGCGAGGTAGAGCGTGCCGCGCTTGGGCGCGTCCGGATTGACATAGTCGAAATGGCTGAAACCGGCGGGATACTTGGGCGTGTCGTACAGCGAGAAGGCGTGCTCGGCGGCGGCGGGGACGGCGTGCGCCAGGATGGCGGCCAGCAGGCAGGAAGTTAGGGTTTTGACCATGCGGTGATTGTCTGCGCTCTCGGTGGCTTGGTTTCGTCTGCGGCGCCGCCTGTCTGGCGGCAGGTACGTCCCGCGCCGGCCGGACTGGAAACGATTTTGTTCGGGGCATTGTAAATAGATGGACGATTACAGGGAAGCAATTAAAACAAGTAAGAAAACCGGGAAAGCAAAGCCGGACCGGGGCCGCCCCCGCAGCGCAAAGGTTGCCGCGCCCGGCGCTAGCCCCTACAATCTTGGCCTGTTCCAGCCAGGCGCCGGCGCGGGTCGGCAGACCCGCCTGCGGCGCCGCTACCCATACGGAGTCAACATGGCATTTCTGCAAGGCAAAAAAATCCTGATCACCGGCTTGCTGTCCAACCGCTCCATCGCCTACGGCATCGCCGAGGCATGCAAGCGCGAAGGCGCCGAACTGGCCTTCACCTACGTCGGCGAGCGCTTCAAGGATCGCATCACCAAGTTCGCTGAAGAGTTCGGCAGCAAGCTGATCTTCGATTGCGACGTCGGCAGCGACGAGCAGATCAATGCCCTGTTCGCCGACCTCGGCAAGTCCTGGAGCCAGCTCGACGGCCTGGTGCACGCCATCGGCTTCGCCCCCAGCGAGGCGATCGCCGGCGATTTCCTGGAAGGCTTCTCGCGCGAAGGCTTCAAGATCGCCCACGACATCTCGGCCTACAGCTTCCCGGCCATGGCCAAGGCCGCCGTGCCGCTGCTGTCGCCCAACGCCGCCCTGCTGACCCTGACCTACCTGGGTTCGGAGCGCGTGGTGCCCAACTACAACACCATGGGCCTGGCCAAGGCCTCGCTGGAAGCTTCGGTGCGCTACCTGGCCGAAGCGCTGGGCCCCAAGGGCGTGCGCGTAAACGGCGTGTCGGCCGGCCCGATCAAGACCCTGGCCGCCAGCGGCATCAAGGGCTTCGGCAAGATCCTGGGCGCCGTCGCCGCTACCGCGCCGCTGCGCCGCAATGTGACCATCGAAGATGTCGGCAACGCCTCGGCCTTCCTGCTCTCGGACCTGGCCTCGGGCATCACCGGCGAAATCACCTATGTGGATGGCGGTTTCTCGCGCGTAGTGGGCGGCATTGCCGAGTAAGCAGTTCCGTCAAAACACAAATAAGCCACAGATTGTCGAATTGGCATGATGCTTAATTCGATGTTTTGCTGTATGATTCGCTTTGTGCATTGCAATAACCGATGTACAAAGCGAATCGGGCGTGAAAGACGCATCTTTCCAGCCGAGCTCGCTCAAGCAGCTTCGCAAGCCTTACCTGTCACCAAGACAAGTTTTCAGTAAAAGCCCCCCGCCCCTGGCATCGTTCGATGATGCCGTCCCGGCGCAAAGCTTTTGTGCCGAAATTTCTTTGTATTTTTCATAGTCATTTCGTCGGTTGGCGTTGCTTTTTTTCGCTCAGGCCCTTGATGCCCGACGTGCTCGCGCTCGTCTGCGGGATCGTGTCTGACGTTCACATTCACGAAAGAGATTATGACTTTTGAAGCACTTGGCCTGAACCCTTCGATCATCAAAGCACTGACCGAAGCAGGCTACACCGTCCCGACCCCGGTCCAGGAACAAGCCATCCCCGCCGCCATCGGCGGCCAGGATCTGCTGGTGTCCTCGCAGACCGGCTCGGGCAAGACCGCCGCCTTCATGCTGCCGTCGCTGCACAAGCTGGCAGAACTGCCGCAAGCGCCGCAAGCAGCACGCACCCCGAACCAGGAACGCCAGGCCAACCGCGCCCGCGGCGAACGTCCGCGCTTCACCCCGGCCCAGCCGAAGATGCTGGTGCTGACCCCGACCCGCGAACTGGCACTGCAAGTGACCACCGCCACCGACAAGTACGGCTCCTACATGCGCCGCGTGCGCGTGGTGTCGATCCTGGGCGGCATGCCTTACCCGAAGCAGATGCAACTGCTGTCGAAGAACCCTGAAATCCTGGTCGCAACCCCGGGCCGCCTGATCGACCACATGGAATCGGGCAAGATCGATTTCTCGCAACTGCAGATCCTGGTGCTGGACGAAGCCGACCGCATGCTGGACATGGGCTTCATCGACGACATCGAGAAGATCGTCGCCGCCACCCCGGCCACGCGCCAGACCATGCTGTTCTCGGCCACGCTGGACGGCGTCGTCGGCAACATGGCCAAGCGCATCACCAACAATCCGCTGACCATCCAGATCGCCAGCTCGTCGACCCGCAATGAAAACATCATGCAGCGCGTGCACTTCGTCGACGACCTGTCGCACAAGAACCGCCTGCTGGATCACCTGCTGCGCGACACCACCATCGACCAGGCCGTGATCTTCACCGCCACCAAGCGCGACGCCGACACCATCGCCGACCGCCTGAACATCGCCGGTTTCGCCGCCGCGGCACTGCACGGCGACATGCACCAGGGCGCGCGCAACCGCACCCTGAACAGCCTGCGCCGCGGCCAGGTCCGCATGCTGGTGGCCACCGACGTCGCCGCGCGCGGCATCGACGTGCCGGGCATCACCCACGTGTTCAACTACGACCTGCCCAAGTTCGCCGAAGACTATGTGCACCGTATCGGCCGTACCGGCCGCGCCGGCCGCAAGGGCATCGCGATCTCGCTGGTGAACCACGCGGAAGGCATGCACGTCAAGCGCATCGAGCGCTTCACCAAGCAAAGCATTCCGGTCGACGTGGTCGAAGGCTACGAACCGAAGAAGGCGGCAGCGCCGCGCGGTCCGCGCAAGCCCAACAACTGGCGTCCGGGCGACGGCCGCAGCAACAGCGGCCCGCGCTTCGGCAACCGCGAAGGCGGCCATGGCCATCGTGAAGGCGGCTTCGGCGGCAACCGCGAAGGCGGTTTCGGCCAACGCGAAGGCGGTCACCGTGAAGGCGGCGGCCAGCGCGAAGGCGGCGGCTATGCGGGCAACCGCGACGGCCGCAGCTTCGGCGGCAACAAGCCGGCCGGCAGCGGCCCGCGTCGTGAAGGCGGCGGCGGCTACAAGGGCAACAACGGCGGCGGTTTCCGCGCCGACGGCCCGCGCCGCTCCTACGGCGATCGCTGATCTCCGGTTTCAGGCATCCCCAAAACGCTCCGAAAGGGGCGTTTTTTTCATGGCGATGCGCAAGGCCGCAAACA
This genomic window contains:
- a CDS encoding ABC transporter permease, whose product is MSTLPTSAAPAAVAPSVSPGRRIWLRFRADRQGFWSLVVFSILFVLSLGAELVSNDEPLVASYKGQLIFPMLRDYSDKSFGGDFDSPADYLDPFIRDQFGKDGNWAVYPPNRYGYDTLNYFAREPNPAPPSADNWLGTDDRGRDVFARLLYGFRVSVLFGLALTAIGVVLGIAAGAVQGYFAGRTDLITQRLLEIWGSMPELYLLIIFSSIFQPSLGLLLVLLSLFGWMGLSDYVRADFLRNRNLEYVQAARALGLPDRLIIWRHILPNSMTTVVTFLPFRMSAAVLALTSLDFLGLGVPPSTPSLGELLAQGKNNLDAWWIALSTFVVLTVTLLLLTNIGNALRNALDVRRKA
- a CDS encoding DEAD/DEAH box helicase, which codes for MTFEALGLNPSIIKALTEAGYTVPTPVQEQAIPAAIGGQDLLVSSQTGSGKTAAFMLPSLHKLAELPQAPQAARTPNQERQANRARGERPRFTPAQPKMLVLTPTRELALQVTTATDKYGSYMRRVRVVSILGGMPYPKQMQLLSKNPEILVATPGRLIDHMESGKIDFSQLQILVLDEADRMLDMGFIDDIEKIVAATPATRQTMLFSATLDGVVGNMAKRITNNPLTIQIASSSTRNENIMQRVHFVDDLSHKNRLLDHLLRDTTIDQAVIFTATKRDADTIADRLNIAGFAAAALHGDMHQGARNRTLNSLRRGQVRMLVATDVAARGIDVPGITHVFNYDLPKFAEDYVHRIGRTGRAGRKGIAISLVNHAEGMHVKRIERFTKQSIPVDVVEGYEPKKAAAPRGPRKPNNWRPGDGRSNSGPRFGNREGGHGHREGGFGGNREGGFGQREGGHREGGGQREGGGYAGNRDGRSFGGNKPAGSGPRREGGGGYKGNNGGGFRADGPRRSYGDR
- a CDS encoding transglycosylase SLT domain-containing protein; this translates as MQRTLKKLAIAALFCAGTPLLSQANDISIYPAPFNAINPELAGNALPGMNDIDIWTRIRKGFGIPDLDNALVESQTQWYSSRPDYIQRTTARASRYLFHVVQELEKRGMPTELALLPFIESAFNPEALSTAKAAGMWQFIPSTGRDYNLKQNMFTDERRDVLASTDAALTYLQKLYGMFGDWQLALAAYNWGEGSVQRAVNRNLAAGLPIDFNTLSAQMPNETRNYVPKLQAVKNIIASPSTFDIALPKVDNQPYFVTIGKTRNIDVKVAAQLAELSLDEFRALNPQFNRPVIIGGEDTKILLPESNAEKFKTNMTKWTQAFSTWTAHTVSSARERIETIASKFGTTPEVIRSVNQIPPRMVLRAGSTILVPKSEETASLDTDLTPEIADNARLAIAPDVPESRRIFVKAGKRDTLAGIASRYRVSVAQIKEWNGLKRDTLAAGQNLQLNVPNVVHAAAPTRVAAVHHAAPARRQVAAAKAPVRKAAPAPARKVAAGKPITLASGNGARKQ
- the fabI gene encoding enoyl-ACP reductase FabI codes for the protein MAFLQGKKILITGLLSNRSIAYGIAEACKREGAELAFTYVGERFKDRITKFAEEFGSKLIFDCDVGSDEQINALFADLGKSWSQLDGLVHAIGFAPSEAIAGDFLEGFSREGFKIAHDISAYSFPAMAKAAVPLLSPNAALLTLTYLGSERVVPNYNTMGLAKASLEASVRYLAEALGPKGVRVNGVSAGPIKTLAASGIKGFGKILGAVAATAPLRRNVTIEDVGNASAFLLSDLASGITGEITYVDGGFSRVVGGIAE
- a CDS encoding ABC transporter ATP-binding protein, with translation MSAQNGTPLLEVRNLTIRFGAATVVDDISFSIAPGEKFALVGESGSGKSVSSLAVLKLNQDAQYGGSILLDGEDILQKSERRMQQVRGNDVAMIFQEPMTALNPLFTIGNQIAEVLMRHEGINARQAALRTVELLAKTGIPEPARRAQAYPHELSGGQRQRAMIAMALACKPRLLIADEPTTALDVTIQVQILELLNQLQRDENMAVLIISHDLNLVRHFADRVGVMEKGKLVEAAATEELFAHPREPYTRKLLQSRPQRSVEQVAPQAPVVLQAEGLRCTYQIKQGWFRKRLFHAVDGVDLQLRRGETLGIVGESGSGKSTLGMALLRLSGARVEGAIRFDGVPISQRASRELRPLRSRMQVVFQDPFASLSPRRTVEQIVGEGLALHHPEMSVEQQRRAIADALAEVGLPDSVLGRYPHEFSGGQRQRIAIARALVLQPELLLLDEPTSALDVTVQQQVLQLLSELQRRHGLAYLFITHDLAVVRAMAHQVLVMKDGKVLESGAADEVMQRPQHAYTQRLLAAASYAAAVEGVAGAGEP
- a CDS encoding microcin C ABC transporter permease YejB, encoding MNIWTYILKRVLLMAPTLFGVIAITFAVIQFVPGGPVEQAMLEMKGRGGGGEASGGGAATGASAYRGRQGIDEQRIEEIRKLYGFDKPPAERFWGMLKGFLTFDLGKSFYHHGDVWELVKSKLPVSISIGLWTFFLSYLISVPLGIAKAVREGSRFDGFTSALVLVGYSIPGFVLGVFLLVVFAGGSFLQWFPLRGLTSDNWASLSLAGKVTDYLWHITLPVAASVIGAFAVITMLTRNTFLEEIRKQYVLTARAKGLSERKVLYKHVFRNALIPLVTGFPAAFIASFFAGSLLIETLFSLDGMGLLAYESAIRRDYPVVMGTLYLFTLIGLVVKLLGDLCYVWADPRVQFESLDQ
- a CDS encoding extracellular solute-binding protein, which produces MVKTLTSCLLAAILAHAVPAAAEHAFSLYDTPKYPAGFSHFDYVNPDAPKRGTLYLANPDRRTSFDKFNPLSMKGVSAAGIDALMFETLAVSSSDEVATVYGLLADDMKLAADRMSMTFHINPKARFNNGDRVTAEDVKYSFDTIMAKGAPQFRSVFADVKGCVVVDDATVRFDFASLNHELPLIVGSVPVFSKKWAQGTPFDQIQLTPPISTGPYVIESYDTGRSITYKRNPDYWGRDVPARRGMFNFQRIVYRFYKDDLARLEAFKAGEFDVVVEYSAKNWARSYTGPQFRDGRIIKKEFRHSNGAGMQGFVMNLRRDQFKDARVRQAIGLALDYEWMNRQLFYSQYTRIYSYFNNSQLAATGAPEGDELALLKSIQAKGGKLDAAVFGPAPVPPNTNPPGPLRANLRKARELLAQAGWVYRDGAVRNAQGVALSFEILDDQSAMSRVISVFARNLRTLGIDVVQRTADFALVAKRMEDFDFDMTSIRFPDTSSPGNELFDMFGSKAADEKGSNNVWGLKDPVVDQLVQTVVAADTRARLTAAARALDRVLLHKYIVVPHWYSSTHRIAYQNRFGIPPVAPLYYQADPYVIASWWEEKAR